In Sphingobacterium zeae, one genomic interval encodes:
- a CDS encoding DUF423 domain-containing protein yields MQNVVIITAALFGGLAIILGAFGAHAFKKILSAEKLESFEVGVRYQMYAALTLLILGFNFSFDLQSERVAFYLITLGTLLFSVSIYFLSFAEYWKKNLKFLGPITPLGGLLMIAGWVAIIIRFL; encoded by the coding sequence ATGCAAAACGTTGTCATCATCACAGCCGCCCTATTTGGCGGCCTCGCTATTATCCTAGGTGCATTTGGCGCCCATGCATTCAAAAAAATCCTATCCGCTGAAAAGCTGGAATCGTTTGAGGTCGGCGTTCGATATCAAATGTATGCTGCTCTAACCCTATTGATTTTAGGATTTAATTTCTCCTTTGATCTTCAGTCTGAACGAGTTGCATTTTATCTGATCACATTAGGAACTCTTTTATTCTCGGTAAGTATCTATTTTCTATCGTTTGCCGAATACTGGAAAAAGAATTTAAAGTTTCTTGGCCCAATTACCCCGCTCGGCGGATTACTGATGATCGCAGGCTGGGTTGCTATTATCATTCGCTTTTTGTAG
- a CDS encoding voltage-gated chloride channel family protein, whose translation MAITHSNQSNLHFFLKWLISCSAIGFIVGSICAFFLFSLNWVTQYREAHPWIIYGLPLAGFAIALSYKYWGNPSSKGNNLLIEEYLHPQRRIPLIMAPLVLFGTLLTHLFGGSAGREGTAVQIGGAVSDQLNRWFDFDKTERRILISIGITAGFAAVFGTPLAGTIFGMEVLLVGKKRYFGILPCLFTAYLANFSCQLWNISHTHYPIHDVIPMLSLTNIGFSLAAGILFGVTAWLFTFTSDFFSLQFKRIKATLLRPVIGGIILVLIVTISHSSNYIGLGIPMIQNAFVDQSNYYDFIIKLLLTTFTLSAGFKGGEVTPLFFIGATLGSALSTVIPLPISLLAAMGFVAVFSGATNTPLACIVMGYELFGSQPILFITIACIAAFIFSGKKGIYIAQKGGLKGRLYRRLNL comes from the coding sequence ATGGCTATAACACATTCTAATCAAAGCAATCTTCATTTTTTTCTTAAATGGCTTATCTCCTGTAGTGCGATAGGTTTCATCGTAGGATCTATTTGTGCATTTTTTCTCTTTTCCCTCAATTGGGTAACGCAGTACCGAGAAGCTCATCCTTGGATAATTTATGGACTCCCCCTAGCGGGATTTGCCATTGCATTGTCCTATAAGTATTGGGGAAATCCATCAAGCAAAGGAAATAATCTACTCATTGAAGAATACCTTCATCCCCAACGCCGCATTCCGCTTATCATGGCGCCTCTTGTCCTATTCGGAACTTTACTTACCCATCTGTTTGGAGGTTCGGCAGGCCGTGAAGGAACTGCCGTACAAATAGGTGGAGCAGTTTCCGATCAGCTCAATCGCTGGTTTGACTTCGATAAAACTGAACGCCGTATCTTAATTTCAATCGGCATCACTGCAGGCTTTGCCGCTGTGTTTGGTACCCCACTCGCCGGAACAATATTCGGTATGGAAGTCCTACTCGTTGGAAAAAAAAGATATTTCGGTATACTACCCTGTTTATTTACCGCCTATCTTGCGAACTTCAGCTGTCAATTATGGAATATTTCACACACTCATTATCCAATTCATGATGTTATTCCAATGTTGTCTTTGACCAATATTGGATTTAGCCTTGCCGCAGGCATTCTATTCGGTGTTACAGCATGGCTCTTTACATTTACCAGCGATTTCTTTAGCCTTCAATTCAAACGAATTAAAGCTACGCTACTAAGGCCTGTGATCGGCGGTATTATTTTGGTACTCATTGTTACCATATCGCACAGCAGCAACTATATTGGACTTGGTATCCCGATGATTCAAAACGCATTTGTCGATCAGTCGAATTATTATGACTTTATCATCAAATTACTTTTAACGACTTTCACCCTTTCTGCCGGATTTAAAGGCGGAGAAGTCACCCCGCTGTTTTTTATCGGGGCAACCTTAGGGAGTGCATTAAGCACCGTTATTCCACTTCCCATCAGCCTGCTGGCTGCCATGGGCTTTGTTGCCGTATTTTCAGGCGCTACAAACACCCCGCTCGCCTGTATTGTCATGGGTTATGAATTATTTGGGAGCCAACCTATTTTATTTATAACAATAGCATGTATCGCCGCGTTTATCTTTTCAGGGAAAAAAGGAATTTATATTGCGCAAAAAGGAGGTTTAAAGGGAAGACTCTACCGAAGACTAAATTTATAA